The Clarias gariepinus isolate MV-2021 ecotype Netherlands chromosome 4, CGAR_prim_01v2, whole genome shotgun sequence genome window below encodes:
- the impa2 gene encoding inositol monophosphatase 2, which produces MSSDTEAESWAECMDVAVRTALRAGQMVRVSVMQEKRVSSKSTPADLVTEADQQVEELIISTLREKFPSHRFIGEESSAAGEKCVLTDNPTWIIDPIDGTCNFVHSFPMVAVSIGFAVKKQLEFGVIYHCFDGTLYTGRRGHGAFCNGVRIHVSKQKDISKALILTEIGAKRDPHTLDIFLGNMKHFLSAPVHGVRIIGSSTLALCQVATGAAEAYYQYGLHCWDIAAAAIIISEAGGCVIDTTGGPLDLMSRRVVAAGSREIADYVVQQLKPISYGRDDDDDP; this is translated from the exons ATGAGCTCGGACACCGAGGCGGAGAGCTGGGCCGAGTGCATGGATGTGGCCGTGAGGACAGCGCTCAGAGCCggacag ATGGTCCGGGTGTCCGTGATGCAAGAGAAGCGTGTGAGCAGTAAAAGCACTCCTGCAGACCTGGTGACGGAGGCTGACCAGCAAGTGGAAGAGCTGATCATCTCCACACTCAGGGAGAAGTTTCCctcacacag GTTTATCGGAGAGGAGTCGTCTGCTGCAGGAGAGAAGTGTGTGCTTACGGATAATCCTACATGGATCATAGATCCAATCGATGGCACGTGTAACTTTGTTCACAG TTTTCCCATGGTTGCTGTAAGCATTGGCTTTGCAGTAAAGAAACAG CTGGAGTTTGGGGTCATATACCACTGTTTTGATGGGACACTGTACACTGGCAGGAGAGGTCACGGAGCATTTTGCAATGGAGTGCGAATACATGTTTCAAAGCAGAAAG ATATTTCCAAAGCCCTCATTCTAACAGAGATCGGGGCAAAGCGAGATCCTCACACACTGGATATCTTTTTGGGGaatatgaaacattttttgAGTGCACCAGTCCATGG AGTGAGGATCATAGGCAGCTCAACTTTAGCACTGTGTCAGGTTGCGACCGGAGCAGCCGAGGCGTACTACCAGTACGGTCTGCACTGCTGGGACATCGCTGCAGCAGCTATCATCATCAGTGAAGCAGGAGGCTGTGTGATCGACACCACAG GGGGTCCTCTTGATCTCATGTCCCGCCGTGTTGTTGCTGCTGGCTCCCGGGAGATAGCGGATTACGTCGTCCAGCAGCTCAAGCCAATCAGCTACGGgcgtgatgatgatgatgaccccTGA